In the Flagellimonas sp. HMM57 genome, one interval contains:
- a CDS encoding MBL fold metallo-hydrolase, which yields MTIYPIETGNFKLDGGAMFGVVPKSIWNRTNPADSNNMIDIAARCLLVEDGDRLILIDTGMGNKQSDRFFGYYHLWGEHSMDKSLNALNFRRDDITDVFMTHLHFDHCGGSVQWNADRTGYEPAFKNARFWTNESHWEWAINPNAREKASFLKENLLPMQESGQLHFVQRTNTPFLEESELGFGILFVDGHTEKQMLPHIKYKGKNIVYTADLLPTVGHIPLPYVMGFDTRPLITLKEKATFLDTVVENNFLLLFEHDAHNELCTLKQTERGARVDELFSFNEIFNSQ from the coding sequence ATGACAATTTATCCCATCGAGACCGGTAATTTTAAGTTAGACGGCGGCGCCATGTTCGGGGTCGTTCCAAAATCCATTTGGAACAGAACCAATCCTGCCGATTCCAATAATATGATTGATATTGCAGCTAGGTGCCTTCTTGTTGAAGACGGTGACCGTCTTATTTTGATAGACACTGGCATGGGCAATAAGCAATCTGATCGGTTTTTTGGTTATTATCATCTATGGGGGGAGCACTCCATGGATAAGTCCTTGAACGCTTTGAACTTTCGTAGAGATGACATTACGGATGTCTTTATGACCCACCTCCATTTTGACCATTGTGGGGGAAGCGTACAATGGAACGCTGATAGAACGGGTTATGAACCTGCCTTCAAAAATGCGCGTTTTTGGACCAATGAAAGTCACTGGGAGTGGGCTATAAACCCTAATGCCAGAGAAAAAGCTTCCTTCCTAAAGGAAAATCTTTTACCTATGCAGGAAAGTGGACAGCTTCATTTTGTACAACGAACAAATACGCCTTTTTTGGAAGAATCGGAATTAGGTTTTGGAATTCTTTTTGTGGATGGACACACAGAGAAACAAATGCTTCCGCACATAAAGTACAAAGGCAAGAACATTGTATATACAGCAGATTTGCTGCCCACAGTGGGCCACATTCCACTGCCCTATGTTATGGGCTTTGATACCCGACCACTAATAACCTTAAAAGAAAAAGCAACTTTTTTAGATACTGTTGTCGAAAACAATTTCCTATTGCTCTTTGAGCATGACGCACATAATGAACTATGCACCTTAAAACAAACCGAGCGAGGTGCTCGTGTGGACGAACTGTTTTCTTTTAACGAAATATTCAATTCACAGTAA
- a CDS encoding amino acid permease: protein MKKLERSLSLTSVIAISIGGMLGSGIFVLPGLAAAKTGSSVWLAYLLAAVCILPAAFSKSELATAMPSSGGTYVYIERAFGPLFGTIAGIGLWLSLLFKSAFALVGFGAYLSILINIDAGLTKYVAVTFLALILFLNILGVKKVGKVQIFIVSISLISLALILLFGIPRTSAELLDPFMIKGKMGLFSTVAFVYISYAGVTKVAAIAGEIKNPGTNLPLAMILSLFIMTIIYVSVAFVLVGNLPLDELKTDIKPIYTIAKLLGGNNVGYIASVVGIITLISMANSGVLAASRFPFAMAIDKLLPDFMGKIHAKYLTPVVTIVMTCFLMAMVIIFLDVEKIAKLASAFMVMMFILVNACVIVLRETSAQWYKPEYRSPLYPFVQLFGIFSGIALLIFLGSGPMLAIVGILILGLVIYYFFGRNATRTGILRKYGHRPALYLLYKRKRNAKITYRNNGTGSLQNLDGKLASDAGVVVPLLGNERSPEMLVEIGAAINKNEKIQVVNVTEVPNQTFLDAMVEENPRIASLERRVSRLAVSQGIDLDFEAAVTHEISDTIHELSNQTHCDWLVMGWNGRAHSGILVSNPIGWLLTHINSDFALFKDDGVRYIGKVLLALRPGRKDKNFIAVADRICNYYRASLTLLHVVPSKTDDETIDAMETKSKKLLEKVDTPSMVIVQKEDDSIGAISRASASFDLLILGTPQKDNWVDILFGTGKDKFTEKSACSVLRLTMRDH, encoded by the coding sequence TTGAAGAAGTTAGAGCGTAGTTTATCCTTAACCTCCGTTATTGCCATTAGCATAGGTGGAATGCTGGGAAGCGGTATTTTTGTCTTACCAGGTTTAGCTGCTGCTAAAACAGGGTCTTCCGTTTGGCTGGCCTACCTCTTGGCCGCAGTCTGTATTTTACCTGCTGCTTTTTCCAAATCTGAACTGGCTACCGCCATGCCTTCTTCAGGTGGAACCTATGTGTATATTGAACGTGCTTTTGGACCGCTATTTGGAACTATCGCTGGAATAGGCCTTTGGCTTTCCCTACTTTTTAAAAGCGCTTTTGCACTTGTAGGCTTTGGTGCTTATCTGTCCATATTAATCAATATAGATGCGGGACTGACCAAATATGTTGCGGTCACATTTTTAGCTTTAATCCTGTTTTTGAACATTTTGGGCGTAAAAAAAGTAGGTAAAGTTCAAATCTTTATCGTAAGCATAAGTCTTATCAGTCTTGCGTTGATTTTATTGTTCGGAATCCCAAGAACTTCCGCAGAGTTATTGGACCCCTTTATGATAAAAGGAAAAATGGGATTATTCTCCACAGTGGCGTTCGTTTACATTTCTTATGCAGGGGTTACTAAAGTGGCTGCCATAGCCGGAGAAATAAAAAATCCGGGCACAAACCTTCCCCTTGCCATGATTCTATCGTTGTTCATTATGACGATAATCTATGTTTCGGTTGCTTTTGTACTAGTAGGAAACCTCCCCTTGGATGAACTCAAAACAGACATTAAACCTATTTATACCATTGCTAAGTTATTAGGAGGGAACAATGTAGGTTATATTGCTTCTGTAGTTGGTATCATTACTTTGATCTCCATGGCAAACTCTGGTGTTTTGGCTGCTTCTAGATTTCCTTTTGCAATGGCCATAGATAAATTGCTTCCAGATTTTATGGGCAAAATTCACGCAAAGTATTTAACCCCTGTGGTCACTATTGTAATGACTTGTTTTTTGATGGCAATGGTCATTATTTTCCTAGACGTTGAGAAAATAGCAAAGTTGGCAAGTGCGTTTATGGTGATGATGTTTATTTTGGTCAATGCCTGCGTTATCGTTTTGCGTGAAACGTCCGCGCAATGGTATAAACCGGAATATCGCTCTCCATTATACCCATTTGTACAATTATTCGGGATTTTTAGCGGAATAGCCTTATTGATTTTCCTGGGTTCTGGTCCAATGTTGGCTATAGTCGGTATCCTTATTCTTGGTCTGGTTATCTATTACTTTTTTGGAAGAAATGCCACTAGAACGGGAATCCTTAGAAAATACGGACATCGTCCTGCCTTGTACCTACTGTACAAAAGAAAGCGAAATGCTAAAATCACCTATAGAAATAATGGCACAGGTAGCTTACAGAACCTTGATGGTAAGCTAGCTTCGGATGCTGGTGTTGTAGTTCCTTTATTGGGGAACGAGCGTTCCCCAGAAATGCTGGTAGAAATTGGTGCGGCAATCAATAAGAACGAAAAAATTCAAGTGGTCAACGTAACGGAAGTTCCCAATCAGACGTTTTTGGATGCTATGGTAGAAGAAAACCCAAGAATAGCGTCCTTGGAAAGAAGAGTTTCACGCTTGGCAGTGTCACAGGGCATTGATTTGGATTTTGAAGCAGCCGTAACCCATGAAATTTCTGATACCATACATGAATTGAGCAATCAGACCCACTGCGATTGGTTGGTAATGGGGTGGAACGGTCGGGCACATAGCGGAATCTTGGTCAGCAATCCCATAGGATGGTTATTAACGCACATCAATTCAGATTTTGCCCTGTTCAAGGATGATGGTGTTAGGTATATCGGCAAGGTTTTATTGGCGTTAAGGCCGGGGAGAAAAGACAAAAACTTTATTGCCGTTGCAGACCGAATCTGTAACTATTACAGAGCTTCTCTAACATTACTGCACGTGGTGCCCAGTAAAACGGATGATGAAACCATTGATGCCATGGAAACCAAGTCAAAAAAGCTATTGGAAAAAGTGGATACGCCCAGCATGGTCATTGTTCAAAAGGAGGACGATTCCATTGGGGCTATTTCCAGGGCTTCGGCAAGTTTTGACCTGCTCATATTGGGAACTCCCCAGAAGGATAATTGGGTGGATATCCTTTTTGGTACTGGAAAAGATAAGTTCACGGAAAAATCAGCTTGCTCCGTGTTACGATTGACCATGAGAGATCACTAG
- the lepA gene encoding translation elongation factor 4: MKKIRNFCIIAHIDHGKSTLADRLLDFTGSVTEREKQDQLLDNMDLERERGITIKSHAIQMEYTHEGETYILNLIDTPGHVDFSYEVSRSIAACEGALLVVDAAQSIQAQTISNLYLALENDLEIIPVLNKVDLPSANPEEVTDDIVDLLGCKPEEVIPASAKTGIGIEAILTAIIERVPAPQGNLDESLQALVFDSVYNPFRGVETYFRVINGEIKKGQKIKFVATDKDYFADEIGTLKLTQVPKTTISSGDVGYLITGIKDAREVKVGDTITDAANPTQNAIEGFEDVKPMVFAGIYPVDTEDFEELRSSMEKLQLNDASLVFTPESSAALGFGFRCGFLGMLHMEIIQERLEREFNMTVITTVPNVSYHAFTTKDREVPLIVNNPSDLPDPSTVDRVEEPYIKATIITKSDFVGNVMSLCIEKRGQITNQTYLTTERVELIFDMPLAEIVFDFYDRLKTVSKGYASFDYTPIGMRTSKLVRVDILLNAQPVDALSALVHFDNAQHIGKKMCEKLKELIPRQQFDIPIQAAIGSKIISRETIKALRKDVTAKCYGGDISRKRKLLEKQKKGKKRMRQVGNVEIPQQAFMAVLKLND, encoded by the coding sequence ATGAAAAAGATTAGAAATTTTTGCATTATTGCACATATAGATCATGGTAAAAGTACCCTGGCCGATCGTTTGTTGGATTTTACAGGTTCCGTAACGGAACGTGAAAAACAAGACCAGCTTTTGGACAATATGGACTTGGAGCGGGAACGTGGCATAACCATTAAAAGTCATGCCATCCAAATGGAATACACCCATGAAGGTGAAACCTATATACTCAACTTGATCGATACTCCCGGACACGTTGATTTTTCTTATGAAGTATCCCGTTCGATCGCTGCATGCGAAGGGGCACTTTTGGTTGTTGATGCCGCTCAAAGCATACAGGCACAGACCATATCCAACCTCTATTTGGCATTGGAGAATGATTTGGAAATCATTCCCGTGCTCAATAAAGTCGATTTACCAAGCGCAAATCCAGAAGAAGTAACGGATGATATCGTGGATTTACTAGGTTGCAAACCTGAAGAAGTAATCCCGGCAAGTGCCAAGACCGGTATTGGTATAGAAGCCATTCTAACGGCAATTATCGAACGTGTCCCAGCACCACAGGGAAATCTGGACGAATCTTTACAGGCTTTGGTATTTGATTCTGTTTACAATCCTTTTAGGGGCGTTGAAACCTATTTTAGGGTAATCAATGGTGAAATTAAGAAAGGCCAGAAGATAAAATTCGTTGCTACCGATAAGGATTATTTTGCCGATGAAATTGGCACCCTTAAACTAACACAGGTTCCTAAAACCACCATCTCTTCGGGTGACGTTGGTTATTTGATAACAGGAATAAAAGATGCTCGCGAAGTAAAAGTTGGAGATACGATTACCGATGCCGCAAACCCAACCCAAAATGCCATTGAGGGTTTTGAAGACGTAAAACCCATGGTTTTCGCTGGAATATATCCCGTTGATACAGAAGATTTTGAGGAGCTCCGTTCTTCTATGGAAAAGCTACAACTTAATGACGCCTCCTTGGTTTTTACCCCAGAGAGCAGTGCCGCATTGGGTTTTGGTTTTAGGTGTGGATTTTTGGGAATGCTCCATATGGAAATCATTCAGGAACGATTGGAGCGTGAGTTTAACATGACCGTTATTACAACGGTTCCCAACGTTAGCTACCATGCTTTTACGACCAAGGACAGGGAAGTTCCGTTAATTGTAAATAATCCATCGGATTTGCCGGACCCTTCAACCGTGGACCGCGTTGAGGAACCTTACATAAAAGCCACGATTATCACTAAATCGGATTTTGTGGGCAATGTAATGTCGCTCTGTATTGAAAAGCGTGGACAGATCACAAACCAGACCTATCTGACAACAGAACGGGTAGAATTGATTTTTGATATGCCCCTGGCAGAAATTGTTTTCGATTTTTATGATAGATTGAAGACCGTTTCCAAAGGATATGCTTCTTTTGACTATACGCCTATTGGGATGCGGACTTCCAAATTGGTTCGAGTGGATATTCTATTGAATGCGCAGCCCGTTGATGCTTTATCGGCACTGGTACATTTTGATAACGCCCAGCACATTGGAAAAAAAATGTGCGAAAAATTGAAAGAGCTTATCCCAAGACAACAATTTGATATCCCCATACAAGCAGCAATAGGTTCAAAAATAATCTCTAGGGAAACAATAAAGGCGTTGCGTAAAGATGTTACCGCAAAGTGTTACGGCGGTGACATTTCCCGTAAAAGAAAACTATTGGAAAAGCAGAAAAAAGGGAAAAAGCGTATGCGTCAGGTAGGGAACGTTGAAATCCCTCAACAAGCTTTTATGGCGGTATTGAAGCTAAATGATTAA
- a CDS encoding outer membrane beta-barrel family protein, with the protein MKFFSYAFLLALFVCKSSIGQSFEIKGKVVDEQNKTISFANILLLKAADSTFVKGTSADDNGLFVFSEVEPDLYLLQASYVGKGSKPLALDVIGDIALGALIISLETTALDEVVVTAKKPTLERLPDRLVFSVENTVISQGSSWDILKSTPGVIVNQEELQIRGQSATVYINDRKVQLSGQEVKDLLEGFSGANIKSVEVIYNPPARYEAEGGSILNITTSKNIIPGYKGSVNASLTQAVFPKYSFGTSHYYKTEKLNLFANYSISPKKELRKTNKGINFIDDTDNVFANWDTNYEQINKSQAQNGTIILDYDFDENNSLNLTSNLAFNLNQEQTSRLRTEIRDGQSQLDSTFTTQNNTGLDDTNLAFDLTYVRKLKKPGAQLSVNGHYTYYNGQSLQNLNSDYFNANGNFLRTFAFDTDAQQDIHIFTGQADYSSPIGNASIESGLRVSSIASESMVDFFNFTGVDNEVDASLSDDYDYDENVYAAYFSLVRNWEKWSMKLGVRGELTNAKGTSLTLGETNSQNFFEPFPSLYVLYSPSDKHSFSFDYGRKIARPKYNDLNPFRYFFNENDFEEGNPFLRPNFSNNFNINYTLNSEFFFDVYYRDNGSNIAYLIFQDNDAQTLVELKQNVLASKSYGLDFTVSKGILPFWFMYAYTSVFHEEETFLAEESDNVRFTASVDGVYGYLANYLTLSKDGTLTGELTMTYLSQFLFGSYISDSELNLTLGLRKSLFDNRAVISIAAEDLLEQYVPTYTSRYLNQDNFYRRRPETQFIRVGFTYNFGNFKLQDNKKEIEKKERERLQSEE; encoded by the coding sequence ATGAAGTTTTTTTCCTACGCCTTCTTATTAGCGCTTTTCGTTTGCAAAAGTAGTATTGGGCAAAGCTTTGAGATTAAAGGGAAAGTTGTTGATGAGCAAAATAAAACCATTTCTTTTGCAAATATCCTACTTTTAAAAGCAGCTGACTCTACGTTTGTTAAAGGAACTTCTGCAGATGATAATGGTCTATTTGTATTTTCTGAAGTGGAACCAGATTTATATTTACTACAAGCAAGTTACGTAGGAAAAGGCTCAAAACCATTAGCGTTGGATGTGATAGGAGACATAGCACTGGGCGCATTAATAATTTCTTTAGAGACGACAGCGTTGGACGAAGTAGTGGTAACTGCAAAGAAACCGACCCTTGAAAGATTACCGGATAGATTGGTCTTTTCGGTCGAGAACACGGTAATTTCACAAGGAAGCTCATGGGATATTCTTAAAAGTACACCAGGGGTTATTGTGAATCAGGAGGAGCTTCAGATACGGGGACAAAGTGCAACGGTTTATATCAACGATAGGAAAGTACAATTGTCCGGTCAGGAAGTGAAAGACTTGTTGGAAGGATTTTCAGGTGCCAACATCAAATCTGTTGAGGTAATCTATAACCCACCAGCCAGGTATGAAGCGGAAGGAGGTTCTATTTTAAATATAACGACCAGCAAAAATATTATACCGGGCTACAAAGGAAGTGTTAATGCAAGCCTTACACAAGCTGTCTTTCCTAAATATAGTTTTGGCACAAGCCATTACTACAAAACGGAAAAGTTAAACCTCTTCGCAAATTATAGTATCAGTCCTAAAAAAGAACTTAGAAAAACCAACAAAGGCATCAACTTTATAGACGATACTGATAATGTTTTTGCCAACTGGGACACAAACTATGAACAAATTAATAAGTCCCAGGCACAAAATGGAACGATAATCTTGGATTATGATTTTGACGAAAACAACAGTTTGAACCTGACTTCGAATCTTGCATTCAATCTAAATCAAGAACAAACATCCCGATTGCGTACAGAAATCAGGGATGGACAAAGCCAGTTGGATTCTACCTTTACAACACAGAATAATACGGGGCTTGATGATACCAATTTGGCCTTTGACCTAACCTATGTCCGTAAATTAAAAAAACCTGGAGCACAATTATCTGTGAACGGACATTACACTTATTACAATGGGCAATCACTACAAAACCTAAACTCAGATTACTTTAATGCCAACGGTAATTTTTTAAGGACTTTCGCATTTGATACAGATGCCCAACAAGACATTCATATTTTCACGGGACAAGCGGATTACTCATCGCCAATAGGAAATGCCTCTATTGAAAGTGGGCTTAGGGTTTCTTCCATTGCTTCGGAGAGTATGGTGGATTTTTTCAATTTTACAGGGGTTGACAATGAAGTAGATGCCTCTCTGTCCGATGACTATGATTACGACGAAAATGTTTATGCCGCTTATTTTAGTCTGGTTAGAAATTGGGAAAAATGGTCCATGAAGTTGGGAGTAAGAGGTGAACTTACCAACGCAAAAGGAACTTCTTTAACATTGGGCGAAACAAATTCACAGAATTTTTTTGAACCCTTCCCATCACTTTATGTACTATATTCCCCATCGGACAAGCATAGTTTTTCCTTTGATTATGGAAGAAAAATAGCAAGACCAAAGTACAACGATTTAAACCCGTTCCGTTATTTTTTCAATGAAAATGATTTTGAAGAGGGAAATCCTTTTTTACGACCAAATTTTTCCAACAACTTCAACATCAACTACACCTTGAACAGTGAATTCTTCTTTGATGTTTACTATCGGGATAACGGAAGCAATATTGCCTATCTGATCTTTCAGGACAACGATGCACAGACTTTGGTAGAGCTAAAACAAAATGTGCTGGCAAGTAAATCGTATGGACTGGACTTTACGGTAAGCAAAGGTATTTTACCTTTTTGGTTCATGTATGCCTACACTTCTGTTTTTCATGAAGAGGAAACTTTTTTAGCGGAAGAAAGCGATAACGTAAGGTTTACTGCATCCGTTGATGGAGTTTACGGCTACTTGGCAAATTACCTAACGCTTTCCAAGGATGGTACTTTAACAGGAGAATTGACCATGACCTACTTGTCACAGTTTCTATTTGGTTCGTATATTTCTGATAGTGAATTGAATTTGACTCTAGGACTACGAAAATCCCTGTTCGATAATAGGGCGGTTATCTCAATCGCAGCTGAAGATTTATTGGAACAATATGTTCCAACCTACACGTCTCGTTACCTTAACCAAGATAACTTTTACAGAAGACGTCCCGAAACCCAATTCATAAGAGTTGGGTTCACCTATAACTTTGGTAATTTCAAATTACAGGACAATAAAAAAGAGATTGAGAAAAAGGAGCGGGAGCGGCTTCAATCGGAAGAATAA
- the dusB gene encoding tRNA dihydrouridine synthase DusB, giving the protein MPKIRDIELPDFPLLLAPMEDVSDPPFRALCKEQGADVVYTEFISSEGLIRDAAKSTMKLDIYEKERPVGIQIFGAELDSMLQAVDIVEKSNPDIIDINFGCPVKKVVCKNAGAGILRDIPLMVKLTAEMVKRTKLPVTVKTRLGWDTDSIKIVEVAERLQDVGIEAISIHGRTRVQMYKGVADWKPIAQVKNNPRIHIPVFGNGDVDTPEAAVKMRDEFGLDGAMIGRASIGNPWFFNQVKHFFETGMHKEPPTMEERVGAARRHLKMAIDWKGEKLGVFETRRHYTNYFKGIPHFKEYRMKMVTSDESVDVFAAFDEVLEKFGDFQFA; this is encoded by the coding sequence TTGCCAAAAATTAGAGACATAGAACTTCCTGATTTTCCGTTACTTCTTGCGCCAATGGAGGACGTAAGTGATCCTCCTTTTAGGGCTTTGTGCAAAGAACAGGGAGCTGACGTGGTCTACACAGAATTTATCTCTTCAGAAGGGCTCATCCGCGATGCGGCCAAAAGCACCATGAAACTGGACATCTATGAAAAAGAACGTCCTGTTGGCATTCAAATCTTCGGTGCTGAATTGGATTCCATGCTTCAAGCTGTGGATATTGTAGAAAAATCCAACCCAGATATTATTGACATTAATTTCGGCTGTCCCGTAAAAAAGGTGGTTTGCAAAAATGCTGGAGCAGGTATTTTACGTGACATACCGTTGATGGTGAAATTAACGGCTGAAATGGTTAAAAGAACCAAACTGCCGGTTACGGTTAAGACCCGATTGGGTTGGGACACGGATTCCATCAAAATTGTTGAGGTTGCTGAACGCTTGCAAGATGTAGGTATTGAAGCTATTTCCATTCATGGTCGAACCCGGGTTCAAATGTATAAGGGTGTCGCAGATTGGAAACCTATTGCACAGGTCAAGAACAATCCCAGAATACATATTCCTGTTTTTGGCAATGGGGATGTTGATACCCCGGAGGCCGCTGTAAAGATGAGAGATGAGTTTGGATTGGACGGTGCTATGATCGGGCGGGCCAGTATAGGTAATCCATGGTTTTTTAATCAAGTAAAACATTTCTTTGAAACAGGTATGCACAAAGAACCGCCTACCATGGAAGAACGTGTGGGTGCTGCCCGAAGGCATCTAAAAATGGCCATTGATTGGAAAGGGGAGAAACTTGGTGTTTTTGAAACCAGAAGACACTACACCAATTATTTTAAAGGAATACCCCACTTTAAGGAATATCGCATGAAGATGGTTACCAGCGACGAATCCGTAGATGTTTTTGCAGCATTTGATGAAGTGCTGGAAAAGTTTGGTGATTTTCAGTTTGCCTAA
- a CDS encoding ABC transporter permease has product MSFPFYIAKRYLRSKSSQNAVNIINFITFLVIVIGAAALFIVLSAFAGLKTFSLSFTNTFDPDLKASPVSGKHFSILPDEERQLRAISGVAEFSKELEERAYLTFRERSCIAYIKGIDNHYRSVTGVDSTLYFGNWGITEYNGVMGIGIYNLLGVPIDNYQTPMTVLVPKPGKGSISQSGFSPKPYNELPLVVSGVYAVEENLDKKYVFAQLPLVQSLLQKDSTQISGINFKLDGQVPVRDVKATIKKVLGNKVLVLDRQEQNGTLHRMLNTENLATYLIFTLVLIIALFNVVGAIIMMILDKQQNSKTLFSLGATIKELRTIYFTQGLLVTSVGGLIGVFIGSLLIGSQLAFSWLKITPSLAYPVEYNFMNVLIVLGTIVVLGFISSKIASSRVTKRLITAA; this is encoded by the coding sequence TTGAGTTTTCCCTTTTATATCGCTAAGCGCTATTTGCGGTCTAAAAGCAGTCAAAATGCTGTCAATATCATCAATTTTATTACATTTTTGGTCATTGTTATTGGCGCAGCAGCATTGTTCATTGTATTATCGGCTTTTGCAGGATTAAAAACGTTTAGCCTTTCCTTTACGAACACTTTTGATCCCGATTTAAAGGCATCTCCTGTATCTGGCAAACATTTTTCCATTTTGCCAGATGAGGAACGTCAACTACGTGCCATTTCCGGTGTAGCCGAATTTTCCAAAGAACTGGAAGAACGGGCCTATCTAACGTTTAGGGAACGTAGTTGCATTGCCTATATAAAAGGAATCGATAACCATTACCGTTCTGTTACTGGAGTAGATAGCACTTTATATTTTGGGAATTGGGGCATAACGGAATACAACGGTGTTATGGGTATCGGTATTTATAATTTACTTGGAGTACCTATTGACAATTATCAAACTCCAATGACCGTTCTGGTTCCAAAACCGGGAAAAGGTTCAATTTCGCAATCAGGTTTTAGCCCAAAGCCATATAATGAACTACCTCTTGTGGTAAGCGGGGTATATGCGGTGGAAGAAAATCTGGATAAAAAATATGTGTTTGCCCAACTTCCATTAGTACAATCATTGCTACAAAAGGATAGCACCCAGATTTCCGGAATCAATTTTAAGTTGGATGGCCAAGTACCTGTTAGAGATGTAAAAGCGACCATTAAAAAAGTTTTGGGAAATAAGGTATTGGTGCTTGACCGACAAGAACAAAATGGTACGCTGCACAGAATGCTCAATACCGAGAATTTGGCTACCTATCTTATTTTTACCTTGGTGTTGATTATTGCACTGTTCAATGTTGTTGGTGCAATCATTATGATGATTTTGGATAAACAACAAAATTCAAAAACATTGTTTAGCCTTGGTGCAACCATTAAAGAGTTACGAACCATTTATTTTACCCAAGGCCTTTTGGTCACTTCTGTTGGAGGTCTTATCGGAGTCTTTATCGGTTCACTGCTCATTGGTAGCCAACTTGCGTTCAGTTGGTTAAAGATTACCCCTTCTTTGGCTTATCCGGTTGAGTATAATTTCATGAATGTACTTATTGTATTGGGCACTATCGTGGTTTTGGGCTTTATCTCATCAAAAATTGCAAGTAGCCGAGTCACCAAAAGATTGATAACCGCCGCTTAG
- the rbfA gene encoding 30S ribosome-binding factor RbfA, producing the protein METQRQRKIAGIIQKDIADILQRAATDGGLTGTLISVSKVYVTTDLSIAKVYVSIFPNKNAGTLLDGMKSNQSLIKHELAQRTKNQLRRVPELNFYLDDSLEYIDKIEKSLKGEENPIENRDLLDKRKKS; encoded by the coding sequence ATGGAAACACAAAGGCAACGAAAAATTGCAGGAATCATTCAAAAGGACATCGCCGATATTTTACAGCGCGCTGCAACAGACGGTGGTTTAACGGGAACCTTGATTTCTGTTTCAAAGGTCTACGTCACCACAGATTTATCCATAGCAAAAGTTTATGTGAGTATTTTTCCAAATAAAAATGCAGGAACGTTGTTGGACGGTATGAAATCCAACCAAAGCCTCATAAAGCATGAGCTGGCGCAGCGTACCAAAAATCAATTACGCCGTGTACCCGAACTTAATTTTTATCTGGACGACTCCTTGGAGTATATTGACAAGATTGAAAAATCACTCAAAGGAGAGGAAAACCCTATCGAAAATAGGGACTTATTGGACAAACGAAAGAAATCCTGA
- the mce gene encoding methylmalonyl-CoA epimerase, with protein MEKIEHIGIAVKNIKESNTLFEKLFGEPHYKMEEVASEGVRTSFFKSGPNKIELLEATKPDSPIAKFIEKKGEGIHHIAFAVDDIEVEINRLQKEGFKVLNETPKKGADNKLVAFLHPKGTNGVLVELCQEIKEG; from the coding sequence ATGGAGAAAATAGAGCACATAGGCATAGCTGTTAAGAACATAAAGGAATCCAATACGTTGTTTGAGAAACTTTTTGGAGAACCACATTACAAGATGGAAGAAGTAGCTTCGGAAGGAGTACGCACTTCGTTCTTTAAATCAGGGCCCAATAAAATAGAATTGCTCGAAGCCACAAAGCCTGATAGCCCTATCGCTAAATTCATAGAGAAAAAGGGAGAGGGAATTCACCATATTGCCTTTGCTGTTGATGATATCGAAGTAGAAATAAACAGATTACAGAAAGAAGGTTTTAAGGTTTTAAATGAGACTCCAAAAAAAGGTGCAGATAATAAATTGGTGGCGTTTTTGCATCCAAAAGGCACCAATGGGGTTTTGGTCGAGCTTTGCCAAGAAATAAAAGAAGGGTAA